A DNA window from Macrobrachium rosenbergii isolate ZJJX-2024 chromosome 41, ASM4041242v1, whole genome shotgun sequence contains the following coding sequences:
- the LOC136827092 gene encoding igE-binding protein-like codes for MEEASTASCAEALISSWINRFGVPYSITTDRGPAFLSALWVSLARLIGTTLHSTMAYNPVANGMVERAHRSLKAALMGVCTDKRWKEQLPWVLLGLRTTLKTSGDISPAEKVYGETLVVPGKFFPPSADGTDIPLPR; via the coding sequence atggaggaggcatcaacagcatcaTGTGCAGAGGCCCTCATCTCCAGTTGGATCAACCGTTTCGGAGTGCCATACAGCATCACcacagacaggggtccagccttcctgtcagcgctctgggtctccttggcacgcctgattggtacaactctacacagcacaatggcctACAACCCAGTAGCAaatggcatggtcgagagggcgcaccgctctcttaaagcagctctcatgggaGTTTGCACCgacaagaggtggaaggaacagctaccctgggtcctgctgggtctccgcaccacacTGAAAACAAGTGGCGACATCTCCCCTgctgaaaaagtctacggggagacactGGTTGTTCCAGGAAAATTCTTCCCACCGTCAGCTGACGGCACCGACATCCCCCTCCCGAGGTAA